The following are from one region of the Nicotiana tomentosiformis chromosome 7, ASM39032v3, whole genome shotgun sequence genome:
- the LOC104091509 gene encoding aspartic proteinase PCS1 — protein MLQWYLTQAVNFHGYIATQPESTNPFSTRTDASSSEGNLAMDTFNIGGSNFSGTIFGCMDSGFSSNSDEDSKTTGLMGMNRGALSFVSQMGFKKFSYCISGSDFNGVLLLGESNFTWVLPLNYTPLVEISLPLPYFDRVAYTVQLEGIKVSDKLLSIPKSVFVPDHTGAGQTMVDSGTQFTFLLGPAYTVLRNEFLNQTKATLKVLEDQDFVFQGAMDLCYRVPVNATKLPALPSVSLVFRGAEITVLGERLLYRVPGEIRENDSIHCFTFGNSELLAIEAYIIGHHHQQNVWVEYDLEKSRIGFAQVRCDVASQRFGLYR, from the exons ATGTTACAATGGTACTTGACACAGGCAGTGAACTTTCATGGCTACATTGCAACTCAACCCGAATCAACCAACCCGTTTTCAACCCGAACCG ATGCTTCATCTTCTGAAGGAAATTTAGCTATGGATACGTTTAATATTGGGGGGTCGAATTTTTCGGGTACTATATTCGGGTGCATGGATTCGGGTTTCAGTAGTAATTCGGATGAAGATTCAAAGACAACCGGGTTAATGGGTATGAACCGTGGAGCACTCTCTTTTGTTTCACAAATGGGGTTTAAGAAGTTTTCGTATTGCATTTCGGGTTCGGATTTTAACGGCGTTTTACTTCTTGGTGAGTCTAATTTTACTTGGGTTTTGCCGTTAAATTACACGCCGTTGGTGGAAATTTCACTTCCTTTGCCTTATTTTGATAGAGTAGCATATACTGTTCAACTTGAAGGTATTAAAGTTTCGGATAAATTACTTTCAATACCAAAATCTGTATTTGTACCCGACCATACCGGAGCGGGTCAAACCATGGTTGATTCGGGTACCCAATTTACATTCCTACTTGGTCCAGCTTACACTGTGCTAAGGAATGAGTTTTTGAATCAAACTAAGGCAACTCTTAAGGTTCTTGAGGATCAAGATTTTGTTTTTCAAGGTGCAATGGACTTGTGTTATCGTGTACCTGTTAACGCAACGAAGTTACCTGCATTACCATCGGTGAGTTTAGTATTTCGGGGGGCGGAAATAACGGTTTTGGGCGAGCGATTGTTGTATCGAGTACCCGGTGAAATTCGGGAAAATGACTCGATACATTGCTTCACTTTTGGAAATTCCGAGCTACTAGCTATCGAGGCGTATATTATTGGTCACCATCATCAGCAAAATGTGTGGGTGGAGTATGATCTTGAAAAATCTCGCATTGGTTTTGCTCAAGTACGGTGTGATGTAGCGAGTCAAAGATTTGGTCTCTATCGTTAA